Proteins from a genomic interval of Calditerrivibrio sp.:
- the atpB gene encoding F0F1 ATP synthase subunit A, translated as MEHPLNIFSFLPADVQHHYWHVFMTTVVVLVVFFVGSIVSKMRNEIPGRGQNAIEMLVSGIEKFAVDIMGEEGRPYIPLIFAIGLYVFISNAMGLIPGFLSPTANLNTTAAPAIIVFLTYHYIGIKKHGAHYIHHFMGPVPWLAPLMIIIEFIGHLSRPLSLSMRLFGNKFGEEMVVMVLFMLVPFLVPLPMYVLGLFAAVLQSYVFMMLSMIYISGAIEEAH; from the coding sequence ATGGAACACCCGCTTAATATTTTTTCTTTTTTGCCAGCTGATGTTCAGCATCATTATTGGCATGTTTTTATGACTACTGTGGTAGTTTTGGTAGTGTTTTTTGTCGGTTCTATTGTTTCAAAGATGAGAAATGAGATTCCGGGAAGGGGTCAAAATGCCATTGAGATGCTCGTTTCAGGGATTGAAAAGTTTGCTGTCGATATTATGGGGGAAGAAGGGCGTCCATATATCCCATTGATATTTGCCATAGGGCTATATGTGTTTATATCCAACGCGATGGGGTTGATACCTGGCTTTTTATCCCCTACTGCTAACCTTAATACAACTGCAGCTCCAGCTATCATCGTTTTTTTAACCTATCATTATATAGGGATTAAGAAACATGGGGCTCATTATATTCATCATTTTATGGGGCCTGTTCCATGGTTGGCACCCTTAATGATCATAATCGAGTTCATAGGGCATCTTTCAAGACCATTGTCCCTTTCGATGAGGTTGTTTGGTAACAAGTTTGGTGAAGAAATGGTTGTTATGGTGCTGTTTATGTTGGTACCTTTTTTAGTACCACTGCCTATGTATGTCTTAGGACTTTTTGCTGCGGTGCTTCAGTCTTATGTTTTTATGATGCTTTCAATGATCTATATTAGTGGTGCCATAGAGGAAGCGCACTAA
- the hisI gene encoding phosphoribosyl-AMP cyclohydrolase: MKKIDYIESLAWEKMNGLLPVITQDIDTKEVLMQAFINHEALKLSIETGIAHYYSRSKDRIWKKGETSGNIQKILKILVDCDGDCLLYLVKQLGVACHTGKYTCFYRTIFEDK, translated from the coding sequence ATGAAAAAGATTGATTACATTGAGAGTTTGGCTTGGGAAAAGATGAATGGACTACTACCTGTAATAACCCAGGATATCGATACCAAAGAGGTTCTAATGCAGGCTTTTATTAATCATGAAGCTTTAAAACTTAGTATAGAAACAGGTATAGCTCATTATTATTCCAGGAGCAAAGATCGTATCTGGAAAAAGGGTGAAACATCTGGGAATATACAAAAAATTTTAAAAATTTTAGTTGATTGTGATGGTGATTGTTTATTATACTTAGTTAAGCAGTTAGGGGTGGCATGCCATACTGGTAAGTACACTTGTTTTTATAGAACAATTTTTGAGGATAAGTAA
- a CDS encoding ATP-binding cassette domain-containing protein, with protein MSVVSVFNLCKSFGDRVLFENVTFSIMKGSKVALFGLNGSGKSTLMKMIVGMEEPDEGKIVISNGTKIGYLQQLVVDKKSIFEFMLDADRRIVDLEEEIGRTADPEKYSLLYDEYDRLGGNRFRSLIREVLHVFDFKEDTWGRSVIELSGGEWERLKLARILVSEASLLLLDEPTNYLDLLMIEWLESFIKKTDKTVLFITHDRKIIENAADEILYLANGTVSHYRMKFSKFLNEIRGESNRILQKKSQLEEEKERLVEFIDRYRAGVKSKQVTARMKMLKKIEEELKNCKIENREIDFIFKKRKEEDYEVVGFDRVVVGYDSVKLTNPISFTIYKGEKVAFVGKNGSGKSTLLRSIYQKGLNILDGQVKVGDRSEIYYFQQILDYDSENTIFDELLNLDVDITVQDIYDLLPKFGFRFDDLYKKLSTLSGGELAKLSLMKIYFLRPNLLLLDEPTNHLDYETVDVLKNALMKYDGTVIMVSHDRYFMEGLVEKYLFFDNKSLIWTYELPSLVKDAPTENNKSYRVEKNRSKKVDKYKVGKLNQEILNLENLLNSLYKEKELFMSEWERLEECLKKIEEIENDLIVKYEELEKMTKEEI; from the coding sequence ATGTCAGTAGTATCAGTTTTCAACCTATGTAAATCGTTTGGTGATAGAGTACTATTCGAAAATGTAACTTTTTCTATAATGAAAGGGAGTAAAGTTGCCCTTTTTGGTCTTAATGGGTCAGGGAAATCCACTTTGATGAAGATGATAGTGGGGATGGAGGAGCCTGATGAGGGGAAGATTGTAATCTCTAATGGTACTAAAATTGGCTACTTGCAACAATTAGTTGTGGATAAAAAGAGTATCTTTGAGTTTATGCTGGATGCAGATAGAAGAATTGTCGATCTTGAAGAAGAGATAGGTAGAACGGCAGATCCAGAAAAGTATAGTTTACTCTATGATGAATACGATCGCTTAGGCGGTAATAGGTTTAGATCGTTGATTAGAGAGGTACTTCATGTGTTCGATTTTAAGGAGGATACCTGGGGAAGGTCTGTTATAGAACTTTCAGGGGGTGAGTGGGAAAGACTTAAGTTGGCACGTATACTTGTGTCCGAAGCAAGTCTATTGCTACTGGATGAACCAACAAACTACTTGGATCTGTTGATGATTGAATGGCTCGAAAGTTTTATTAAGAAAACAGATAAAACAGTACTTTTTATCACGCACGATAGAAAGATAATAGAGAATGCAGCTGATGAGATCCTTTATCTTGCTAACGGGACAGTATCACATTATAGGATGAAGTTTAGTAAATTTTTAAACGAGATAAGAGGGGAAAGCAATAGAATTCTTCAGAAAAAATCGCAGTTGGAAGAAGAGAAGGAAAGGCTTGTGGAGTTTATAGATAGATATCGAGCAGGGGTTAAATCAAAACAGGTTACTGCACGGATGAAAATGTTAAAAAAGATAGAGGAGGAACTTAAGAATTGTAAAATCGAAAATAGAGAAATAGATTTTATTTTTAAAAAAAGAAAAGAAGAAGATTATGAAGTTGTTGGTTTTGACAGGGTTGTTGTGGGTTATGATAGTGTTAAGTTAACAAACCCCATATCTTTTACAATTTATAAAGGTGAGAAAGTTGCATTTGTTGGGAAAAATGGTTCAGGTAAGAGTACACTTTTACGATCGATATATCAAAAGGGGTTGAATATTTTAGATGGTCAAGTAAAAGTTGGCGATAGGAGTGAAATATACTATTTTCAGCAGATATTAGATTATGATTCTGAGAACACAATTTTTGATGAACTGTTGAACTTGGATGTTGATATAACAGTTCAGGATATCTATGATCTGCTGCCTAAGTTTGGGTTTAGATTTGATGATCTTTATAAAAAGCTTTCTACGCTTAGTGGAGGAGAACTTGCTAAGTTGTCGTTGATGAAGATTTACTTTTTGAGACCCAATCTTTTGCTTTTGGATGAGCCTACAAACCATCTGGATTACGAGACAGTAGATGTGCTAAAAAATGCTTTAATGAAATATGATGGGACGGTGATAATGGTATCCCATGATAGATATTTTATGGAGGGACTGGTTGAAAAATATCTATTTTTTGATAATAAATCTTTAATTTGGACCTATGAGCTGCCAAGTTTGGTTAAAGATGCTCCAACGGAAAATAATAAAAGTTATAGGGTTGAAAAAAACAGAAGCAAAAAAGTGGACAAATACAAAGTGGGTAAACTGAATCAGGAGATATTAAACCTTGAGAATTTGCTAAATTCATTATATAAAGAAAAAGAGCTTTTCATGTCAGAATGGGAAAGGCTGGAAGAGTGTCTTAAAAAAATAGAAGAAATAGAAAACGATCTCATAGTAAAATATGAAGAATTGGAAAAGATGACAAAGGAGGAAATATGA
- a CDS encoding HypC/HybG/HupF family hydrogenase formation chaperone, whose amino-acid sequence MCLGFPGKILEMDDYTAIVDIAGIKREVSLAMLPEEVTIGDYVMVHVGFAIAKMDPKEAEETLKTLLELADGSDERV is encoded by the coding sequence ATGTGTTTAGGGTTCCCTGGTAAAATCTTAGAGATGGATGATTATACAGCTATTGTTGATATAGCTGGTATAAAGAGGGAGGTAAGTTTGGCAATGCTTCCAGAAGAGGTAACCATTGGAGATTATGTGATGGTTCATGTGGGTTTTGCTATTGCAAAGATGGATCCAAAGGAAGCAGAAGAGACCTTAAAAACCCTTCTGGAGTTGGCTGATGGATCTGATGAAAGGGTTTAG
- the hypD gene encoding hydrogenase formation protein HypD translates to MDLMKGFRDKQGVLNLLNKIKKEASHQRVYNIMEICGTHTVSISKWGIRGLLPSNIKLISGPGCPVCVTSQGEIDLIFDLLENNNVTLAVYGDLMKVPGSDGRNLISLRSSGKKIIVLNSVLELLNYKHTDQIVFVSIGFETTTPQTAFLIEQLAHRKINNVTVLLFNKTLPNVLGVILEDPKLTIDGFLCPGHVSTITGEELYEPIVRKNKAAVIAGFEPIDILNGIYEIIKQVNTGSFSIVNSYKRVVRGVRNDKAISMLYKVFEVTDAVWRGIGIIEKSGLKIRKEFEQFDAFKRYALIAKGYMEREGCRCGDVLKGYIKPFECSLYGNVCTTESPYGPCMVSSEGTCAAYYTYGEQNG, encoded by the coding sequence ATGGATCTGATGAAAGGGTTTAGGGATAAACAAGGGGTGCTTAACCTTTTAAACAAAATCAAAAAAGAGGCATCCCATCAAAGGGTGTATAATATAATGGAGATATGCGGAACTCATACTGTGTCTATTTCAAAATGGGGCATTAGAGGGTTATTACCTTCGAATATAAAACTTATTTCAGGGCCTGGATGTCCGGTGTGTGTTACATCTCAAGGTGAAATTGATCTGATCTTTGACCTATTGGAAAATAATAATGTTACGTTAGCTGTGTACGGTGATTTAATGAAGGTTCCTGGTAGTGATGGTAGGAATTTGATTTCGTTAAGAAGTTCTGGTAAAAAAATAATAGTTTTAAATTCAGTATTAGAGCTGTTAAATTATAAACACACTGATCAAATAGTCTTTGTAAGTATTGGTTTTGAGACAACAACCCCTCAAACAGCTTTTTTAATAGAGCAGTTAGCACATAGAAAAATAAACAATGTAACTGTACTTCTTTTCAATAAAACATTGCCTAATGTTTTAGGTGTAATTTTGGAAGATCCTAAATTAACAATAGATGGATTTCTCTGCCCAGGTCATGTAAGTACCATAACCGGCGAAGAGCTTTATGAACCTATTGTTAGAAAAAATAAGGCAGCGGTTATAGCAGGGTTTGAGCCGATTGACATCTTAAATGGTATTTATGAAATAATAAAACAGGTTAATACTGGAAGCTTTTCGATTGTAAATAGTTATAAGAGGGTGGTTAGAGGAGTTAGAAATGATAAAGCTATTTCAATGTTGTATAAGGTTTTTGAAGTAACGGATGCGGTTTGGAGAGGAATTGGAATAATTGAAAAATCTGGGCTTAAAATTAGAAAAGAGTTTGAGCAGTTTGATGCCTTTAAGAGATATGCACTGATAGCAAAGGGTTACATGGAGAGAGAAGGGTGTAGATGCGGAGATGTGTTAAAGGGGTATATAAAACCCTTTGAATGTTCCCTATATGGCAATGTATGTACCACTGAATCTCCATATGGACCATGTATGGTTTCTAGTGAAGGTACATGTGCTGCATATTACACTTATGGAGAGCAAAATGGATGA
- the hypE gene encoding hydrogenase expression/formation protein HypE, which translates to MDDYVTLAVGGGGRSFQSFLKVFIKKNLSNEILDSYGDASYLNLNGDIAISTDSYVIEPEFFNGGDIGKLSIFGTCNDLTVSGAIPEYITLSLIISEGYSYKKLDEIFLSIKAASCQARVKVVCGDTKVIPSEGKQFIFINTTGIGRVIKKLNDYNNIKIGDKVIFSSDLARHGISIMMSREGIEHDLMSDCCLLYSIFERLDYTKISFARDATRGGVAAVLNEIALMSGLGIEIFEENMIIDDRVRYYCEFFGYDPLHIANEGLSVILVREDYAMEALEIIKNIDIGKNASIVGEVVGKNKVILNTSIGGRRYVEMPLGEILPRIC; encoded by the coding sequence ATGGATGATTATGTTACACTTGCAGTAGGTGGTGGTGGTCGAAGTTTTCAGAGCTTTTTAAAGGTATTTATTAAAAAGAATTTAAGCAATGAGATACTGGATAGTTATGGCGATGCATCGTACTTAAATTTAAACGGTGATATAGCAATTAGCACTGATTCCTATGTCATTGAGCCAGAGTTTTTTAATGGGGGAGATATAGGTAAGTTGTCTATTTTTGGAACTTGCAATGATTTGACTGTAAGTGGTGCTATTCCTGAGTATATTACTCTGTCTTTGATTATTTCAGAGGGCTATAGTTATAAGAAATTGGATGAGATCTTTTTATCGATTAAAGCTGCATCATGTCAGGCAAGAGTTAAGGTTGTCTGTGGGGATACGAAAGTTATTCCTAGCGAAGGGAAACAGTTTATTTTTATAAATACTACAGGAATTGGTAGAGTTATAAAAAAATTAAACGATTATAATAATATAAAAATTGGTGATAAGGTAATCTTTTCATCAGATCTTGCGAGGCATGGTATATCTATCATGATGAGTCGTGAAGGGATTGAGCATGATCTGATGAGCGATTGTTGCTTGTTGTATAGTATTTTTGAAAGGCTTGATTATACAAAGATCTCTTTTGCAAGAGATGCTACAAGAGGTGGTGTAGCAGCAGTGTTAAACGAAATTGCTTTGATGAGTGGATTGGGTATTGAGATTTTTGAAGAGAACATGATCATTGATGATAGGGTTAGGTACTACTGTGAGTTTTTTGGTTACGATCCATTGCATATTGCCAATGAGGGTCTTTCTGTAATATTGGTTCGGGAAGACTATGCCATGGAAGCACTGGAAATAATAAAAAATATTGATATAGGGAAAAATGCCAGTATTGTTGGAGAAGTAGTTGGAAAGAATAAAGTAATATTAAATACTTCTATAGGTGGCCGAAGGTATGTTGAGATGCCGCTTGGTGAAATTTTACCTCGTATTTGTTAG
- a CDS encoding NapC/NirT family cytochrome c, producing MWEKIKRFMKNDPVVFVIILIVVFVAFVFTQVEVLHYTSKSEFCGKCHPEEKVGPLGEYYTWSKNVHSQAKVECIDCHGEPGLVGYMKAKVGGLVDLYGEIFKSREHKLEILTKGATDPKYAAKLVPNTTCLHCHSDEINAKNRKDRLMSIGINFRLIDNVVNPKFRESFGKVDVLKDKIISGVDPKHKTHLERGLNCVDCHLGVAHGGNKHNLPKMETCFKCHDSMRSTGKHVKSPANEDCAACHTMQVSIQQGNLIKGVDEVKWYMASLGCSDCHQSATDKPKPESCVGCHNADYAQIMIDTQKDYRQKLSEIIKKRDELAKSRFEMMEGQVGVYNQFNLIVRILEKDGSVGVHNPDYFNNLFDYANQLYEKVKNYKDEPKQAKQAVTQSKTNAGDSKPETTAKVLKANNPKEFMDMAPDTIDLAAKYSIKATKKAVVFSHKKHAEMFDCAKCHDKPEEGTLKVKITKLEGTNNSFHNELCFPCHKENKVKNGTSCTTCHK from the coding sequence ATGTGGGAAAAAATAAAGAGGTTTATGAAGAATGACCCAGTTGTATTTGTTATCATTTTGATCGTTGTTTTTGTTGCATTTGTTTTTACTCAAGTGGAGGTTTTGCACTATACGTCTAAGTCAGAATTTTGTGGCAAATGTCATCCTGAGGAAAAAGTTGGGCCTTTGGGGGAATATTACACATGGTCTAAAAATGTGCATTCCCAGGCAAAGGTTGAATGTATAGATTGTCATGGTGAACCAGGTTTGGTGGGGTATATGAAAGCCAAAGTTGGTGGTTTGGTTGATCTTTATGGCGAGATTTTCAAGTCGAGAGAGCATAAGCTTGAAATATTAACAAAAGGGGCTACAGATCCTAAGTATGCAGCAAAGCTTGTTCCAAATACTACATGTTTGCACTGTCATTCTGATGAAATTAATGCTAAAAATAGAAAAGATAGATTAATGTCTATCGGTATAAATTTTAGGCTAATAGATAATGTGGTTAACCCAAAGTTTAGGGAAAGTTTTGGGAAAGTAGATGTTTTAAAAGATAAGATTATATCAGGTGTTGATCCAAAACATAAAACGCATTTGGAAAGAGGGCTTAATTGTGTAGATTGCCATTTAGGTGTTGCCCATGGAGGGAATAAACATAATCTGCCAAAAATGGAGACCTGCTTTAAATGTCATGATAGTATGAGATCAACAGGTAAACATGTGAAGTCACCAGCAAATGAAGATTGTGCTGCTTGTCATACTATGCAGGTTTCTATACAGCAGGGTAATTTGATTAAAGGTGTTGATGAAGTAAAATGGTATATGGCTAGCTTAGGATGCTCCGATTGTCACCAGTCTGCTACAGATAAACCAAAGCCTGAGTCTTGTGTAGGCTGTCATAACGCGGATTATGCACAGATAATGATCGATACTCAAAAGGACTACAGACAGAAATTAAGTGAAATAATTAAGAAAAGAGACGAATTGGCCAAGTCTAGATTTGAAATGATGGAAGGTCAGGTGGGAGTATATAATCAATTTAACCTTATAGTGAGGATCTTGGAAAAGGATGGTTCTGTAGGAGTTCATAATCCTGATTATTTCAATAACCTGTTCGACTATGCAAATCAATTGTATGAAAAGGTTAAAAACTATAAAGATGAACCTAAGCAAGCTAAACAAGCTGTAACGCAGTCTAAAACGAATGCTGGAGATTCAAAACCAGAAACTACAGCAAAAGTTCTTAAAGCAAATAACCCAAAAGAGTTCATGGATATGGCTCCAGATACCATTGATCTTGCTGCAAAGTATTCAATAAAGGCTACTAAAAAAGCAGTGGTATTTTCCCATAAGAAACATGCAGAGATGTTTGACTGTGCGAAATGTCACGATAAGCCTGAAGAAGGGACATTAAAGGTCAAGATTACAAAATTAGAAGGTACCAACAACAGCTTCCATAATGAACTTTGTTTCCCATGCCATAAAGAAAACAAAGTTAAAAATGGAACTAGTTGTACAACGTGCCATAAATAA
- a CDS encoding AtpZ/AtpI family protein, whose product MKDKKQMRYWLNAGSIGISFVSAIAIGTLIGYYLDKKFETRPYLTLFFMVMGIAAGFKNMIYFLKRTDVYDDDEKK is encoded by the coding sequence ATGAAAGATAAAAAACAGATGAGATATTGGCTAAATGCAGGATCGATAGGTATCTCTTTTGTCTCAGCTATTGCGATAGGTACGCTTATTGGCTATTATCTGGATAAAAAGTTTGAGACCAGGCCATATCTTACACTTTTTTTTATGGTTATGGGTATAGCAGCGGGATTTAAGAATATGATATATTTTTTAAAAAGAACAGATGTTTACGATGATGATGAAAAAAAATAA
- a CDS encoding rhomboid family intramembrane serine protease, giving the protein MIVFIYELSYPDYGLIFREYGIIPIKLFYPSDVVPLYEKIIPFFTSMFLHGGFMHLFGNMYYLYIFGDNVEDRLGHFKYLLFYLFFGLMAALLQILIDPYSEIPMVGASGAISGVMGFYMISFPYSRIKTLVVLIFFITIVEIPAFFFLIFWFYMQFIYGTAASLMEAQGGVAWWAHIGGFVAGVIVAIIYRKRGYDYYVFRVPW; this is encoded by the coding sequence GTGATAGTTTTTATCTATGAGCTCAGTTATCCAGACTATGGACTGATATTTAGGGAGTACGGTATTATACCCATAAAGCTTTTTTATCCTTCAGATGTGGTGCCATTATATGAAAAGATTATCCCTTTCTTCACATCTATGTTTTTGCATGGTGGATTTATGCATCTATTTGGTAATATGTATTATCTTTACATCTTTGGTGATAATGTAGAGGATAGGTTGGGACATTTTAAGTATCTACTGTTTTATCTTTTTTTTGGGTTAATGGCAGCACTGCTTCAAATACTCATAGATCCTTACTCAGAAATACCGATGGTGGGGGCAAGTGGTGCAATTTCTGGGGTAATGGGCTTTTATATGATAAGTTTCCCGTATTCCAGAATTAAGACTCTTGTTGTTCTTATTTTTTTTATTACAATAGTTGAAATACCCGCTTTCTTTTTTCTTATATTTTGGTTTTATATGCAATTTATATATGGTACCGCAGCTTCGCTGATGGAAGCTCAAGGAGGGGTTGCTTGGTGGGCTCATATCGGTGGTTTTGTAGCAGGTGTTATTGTTGCGATAATATACAGGAAAAGGGGGTATGATTATTATGTGTTTAGGGTTCCCTGGTAA
- the hemL gene encoding glutamate-1-semialdehyde 2,1-aminomutase has translation MSYLFEESKRYIPGGVNSPVRAFGSVGGEPIFIDRGKGSKIYDVDGCEYIDYVCSWGPLIHGHADDDIISAIEATMKKGTTFGAPTKLELELAKRVVEMVPSIEMVRMVSSGTEAVMSAIRLARGYTNRDKIVKFEGCYHGHSDSLLVKAGSGALTFGQPSSPGVPKDLAKHTLTADYNDLESVKTLFMDNKNEIACVIVEPVAGNMGVVLPEEGFLKGLLDICENEGALLIFDEVITGFRLGPGGAQEYFDVMPHLTTLGKILGGGLPVGAYGGKRDIMEKISPVGPVYQAGTLSGNPLAMAAGLATLNKLTKEFYKLLREKSDYLWEGFEENCKRLKLNYTFNHIESMSCMFFTEKKVKSFKDALTSDTKKYAAFFHGMLKRGINLAPSQFEALFVSSAHTKEDLDKTIKAHYEVLKELI, from the coding sequence ATGAGCTATCTTTTTGAAGAAAGTAAAAGATATATCCCAGGGGGGGTAAATAGTCCTGTTAGGGCTTTTGGATCAGTTGGTGGTGAGCCGATATTTATTGATAGGGGTAAAGGTTCAAAGATTTACGACGTTGATGGGTGTGAATATATAGACTATGTGTGTTCTTGGGGGCCTTTAATTCATGGACATGCTGATGACGATATTATATCAGCCATAGAAGCTACTATGAAGAAAGGTACTACGTTTGGTGCCCCCACTAAACTTGAACTGGAGCTTGCAAAAAGAGTTGTAGAAATGGTGCCTTCTATAGAGATGGTGCGTATGGTTAGCTCTGGGACAGAAGCAGTAATGAGTGCTATTAGATTAGCTAGGGGGTATACCAATAGGGATAAGATAGTCAAATTCGAAGGTTGTTATCATGGGCACTCTGATAGTCTCTTGGTGAAGGCAGGTAGTGGAGCCCTGACATTTGGCCAACCGAGCAGTCCCGGTGTTCCTAAGGATCTTGCTAAACATACACTTACAGCAGATTATAACGACTTAGAGTCAGTTAAAACTCTGTTTATGGACAATAAAAATGAGATTGCATGCGTAATAGTGGAGCCTGTTGCAGGCAATATGGGGGTTGTTTTACCTGAAGAGGGGTTCTTAAAGGGTTTGCTTGATATTTGTGAGAATGAAGGTGCATTGCTTATTTTTGATGAGGTTATTACTGGGTTTAGGTTGGGGCCTGGGGGAGCGCAAGAGTATTTCGATGTTATGCCACATTTGACTACCTTGGGTAAGATTTTAGGGGGTGGTTTGCCTGTAGGGGCTTATGGTGGAAAAAGGGATATCATGGAAAAGATATCACCAGTGGGGCCTGTTTATCAGGCGGGTACACTCAGTGGAAACCCTTTGGCAATGGCAGCTGGCCTTGCAACCCTTAATAAGCTGACAAAAGAATTCTATAAGTTGTTAAGGGAAAAATCTGATTATCTTTGGGAAGGTTTCGAGGAAAACTGTAAGAGGCTCAAACTAAATTATACCTTTAATCACATTGAGTCTATGTCCTGTATGTTTTTTACTGAGAAAAAGGTAAAGAGTTTTAAAGATGCTCTTACAAGTGATACTAAAAAGTATGCTGCTTTTTTCCATGGGATGCTTAAAAGAGGTATAAACTTGGCTCCAAGTCAATTTGAAGCATTGTTTGTATCGTCAGCACATACTAAAGAGGATCTCGATAAAACTATAAAGGCTCATTACGAGGTACTAAAAGAGCTTATATGA
- the atpE gene encoding ATP synthase F0 subunit C: protein MSRFAKVFGLVALLVAAFSVSAFAAEGGAAGKSWAVYLAAGLGMGIAAFGTGLGQGKAVASAVEGISRNPGASGKIMTPMIIGLAMIESLAIYALVVSLILLFVV from the coding sequence ATGTCAAGATTTGCAAAAGTATTTGGTTTGGTAGCATTATTAGTTGCGGCATTTTCAGTGTCTGCTTTTGCTGCTGAGGGTGGTGCAGCAGGTAAGTCATGGGCTGTTTATCTTGCTGCAGGTCTTGGTATGGGTATTGCAGCTTTTGGTACCGGTCTTGGGCAGGGGAAAGCTGTAGCAAGTGCAGTGGAAGGGATTTCCAGGAACCCAGGGGCGTCTGGTAAGATTATGACCCCTATGATCATTGGTTTGGCAATGATCGAGTCCCTTGCAATCTATGCTCTTGTTGTAAGTTTGATACTTCTATTTGTTGTATAA
- a CDS encoding ATP synthase subunit I yields the protein MKKNKLYQKILIFSLIFFVILYTVCNMFLGETFGTNMIVGYLLSVLNFVGLSYKIQKSFDGSFVGIGIGNTFLRLLLVGFFLYLWFKKGDLNVWGLIVGLSVLTVSIPAYIFLENRRKTDGTPA from the coding sequence ATGAAAAAAAATAAACTTTATCAAAAAATTCTAATATTTTCGTTGATTTTTTTTGTAATATTGTATACAGTATGCAACATGTTTTTAGGGGAAACATTTGGGACGAATATGATAGTGGGGTATCTGTTGAGTGTTCTCAATTTTGTGGGGTTAAGTTATAAGATCCAGAAGAGTTTTGATGGTTCTTTCGTCGGTATCGGGATTGGAAATACATTTTTAAGGCTATTGCTTGTAGGTTTTTTTCTATATTTATGGTTTAAAAAAGGTGATCTGAATGTATGGGGGCTGATAGTCGGTCTTTCAGTTTTGACCGTGTCGATCCCTGCTTATATCTTTTTGGAAAACAGGAGGAAAACAGATGGAACACCCGCTTAA